One genomic region from Maridesulfovibrio frigidus DSM 17176 encodes:
- a CDS encoding bifunctional acetate--CoA ligase family protein/GNAT family N-acetyltransferase translates to MSVVNLEFLFQPRSIAVIGATNEPDNPGNILMRNLMGGGFLGPVMPVSVNVEAISGVLTYKDVDALPKVPDLAIICRPLEECPEILAKLSARGVKASALIGPGFSKMSEDDKIKLSRELMTAANSPHMRILGPKSLGFIIPSLNLNASIAPLPAKAGKIAFVSQSDSFIPTVLDWAHTNDIGFSHVISMGSRIDLTFGDILDYLGSDSQTRSILLYIESINDARDFMSAARAASRNKPVLVIRPGQALQHVTQELSQLGGTMSARSDEVFDVAFRRAGMLRVQTIDGLFDAAQTLASLRQPVRGNRLAIIANGTSAGLTAADGLIRRGGKLAQLSDETITKLDEVFDGAWGKSNPVIIGFDSPGEEYLDAVKVLIKDKGVDAVLVVNVPFAGFSGVKIAETLATGLKKIRRMVLTSWLGSGISRKSRRVFSQAGIPTYDSADQAVRAFMYMAEYQRNQELLTETPDSLPSDFFPDTTTAREIVRKALSEGREDLNDPESHRVLAAYGLPVVETKIAISAREAVIAADELGCPVALKIRSPQISQPYDVGGVVLDLESPEKVWETAATMLTRVNRQRPDAYIEGFTVQKMGRRSRAHELFISASVDPTFGPIIHFGHGGMTREVVRDQAIAMVPLNMSLARELISRTRIFRLLSGTPTQPPIDIEDLCLTLIQVSQLFIDIPQIVNLDINPLYADDTGVLALGAKIRVAECGENCPELAIRPYPRELEECVVLKDNRQVTLRPIRPEDEPAHYAFLAQVSDEDMRMRFFGVVRRDFDHKDMSRFTQINYDREMAFIATAIGSSGLPETLGVVRTSTKPDNSEAEFAIVIRSDLKGSGLGSMLFHKIIRYTRERATHWLVGQTLFENKAMQGLSRKFGFEISENYEEDLVEMRLDCSKEAGSN, encoded by the coding sequence ATGAGTGTTGTTAATCTGGAGTTCTTGTTTCAGCCTAGATCCATAGCCGTTATCGGTGCTACCAACGAGCCTGACAATCCCGGCAATATTCTTATGCGAAACCTTATGGGGGGAGGATTTCTTGGTCCTGTTATGCCTGTAAGTGTTAACGTTGAGGCTATTTCAGGAGTTCTTACCTATAAGGATGTCGATGCACTTCCGAAAGTCCCCGACCTTGCAATCATCTGTCGTCCGCTTGAAGAATGCCCTGAAATTTTGGCGAAACTCAGTGCGCGGGGGGTTAAAGCTTCCGCTTTGATCGGTCCCGGATTCAGCAAAATGTCTGAAGATGACAAAATTAAGCTGAGTCGTGAACTGATGACTGCGGCAAATTCTCCGCATATGAGAATTTTGGGCCCTAAAAGTTTAGGTTTTATCATACCATCATTAAATTTGAACGCCAGTATAGCTCCGCTTCCTGCGAAGGCCGGAAAAATAGCTTTTGTTTCTCAGTCGGATAGCTTTATTCCTACTGTTTTAGACTGGGCGCATACCAATGATATTGGTTTTTCACATGTTATTTCAATGGGAAGCCGGATTGATTTAACCTTTGGTGATATATTAGATTACCTTGGGTCTGATTCGCAGACGCGCTCCATTTTACTTTATATAGAGTCTATTAATGATGCCAGAGACTTTATGTCAGCTGCTCGTGCGGCCTCTCGTAATAAGCCTGTTTTGGTTATCAGGCCCGGGCAGGCTCTTCAGCATGTGACTCAAGAACTTTCGCAACTTGGCGGGACTATGAGCGCCAGATCTGACGAAGTTTTCGATGTAGCTTTTCGCCGGGCTGGAATGTTGCGAGTGCAAACTATTGATGGCCTTTTTGATGCGGCACAGACGCTTGCCAGTCTTCGCCAGCCTGTGCGGGGAAATCGTCTTGCTATTATTGCAAATGGTACAAGTGCAGGGCTTACTGCGGCTGATGGTCTCATAAGGCGTGGTGGTAAATTAGCACAACTTTCAGATGAGACGATAACTAAGCTGGATGAAGTTTTTGACGGGGCATGGGGTAAATCTAATCCGGTAATTATTGGATTTGATAGTCCGGGAGAGGAGTATCTGGATGCTGTAAAAGTCCTTATTAAAGATAAGGGCGTAGACGCGGTACTCGTTGTAAATGTTCCGTTTGCTGGTTTTTCAGGGGTGAAAATAGCTGAAACTCTTGCTACTGGCCTTAAAAAGATAAGGCGGATGGTGCTTACTTCATGGCTGGGTTCGGGGATATCCCGCAAATCCAGACGTGTATTTTCTCAGGCGGGTATACCTACCTATGACAGCGCAGATCAAGCTGTTCGTGCCTTTATGTATATGGCTGAATATCAGCGAAATCAGGAGCTACTCACTGAGACTCCTGACTCTTTGCCATCTGACTTTTTCCCCGACACCACAACCGCCCGTGAGATTGTTAGAAAAGCTCTTTCCGAAGGGCGTGAGGATTTAAATGATCCTGAATCTCATAGAGTTTTAGCGGCCTATGGGCTACCTGTTGTTGAGACCAAAATAGCTATTTCTGCCCGTGAAGCGGTTATTGCCGCAGACGAGCTTGGGTGTCCTGTAGCTCTTAAAATCCGCTCCCCGCAAATCAGTCAGCCTTATGATGTCGGTGGGGTTGTGCTTGATTTGGAAAGCCCTGAAAAAGTGTGGGAAACCGCAGCTACTATGCTGACCCGAGTGAACAGACAGAGGCCGGACGCTTATATTGAAGGGTTCACTGTCCAGAAAATGGGCAGAAGGTCCAGAGCTCATGAATTGTTTATTTCTGCGTCGGTTGATCCCACCTTCGGCCCGATTATACATTTTGGCCACGGCGGTATGACCCGCGAAGTTGTTCGGGATCAGGCTATAGCAATGGTTCCTCTGAATATGAGTCTTGCGCGTGAGCTTATCAGTCGTACGCGTATTTTCAGGCTTCTTTCTGGAACGCCAACGCAGCCTCCCATAGATATTGAAGATTTATGTTTAACCTTGATTCAGGTTTCACAGCTTTTCATTGATATTCCGCAGATTGTAAATCTTGATATCAATCCGCTTTATGCCGATGATACAGGGGTTCTCGCTCTGGGCGCTAAGATAAGAGTTGCCGAATGCGGAGAGAATTGCCCCGAACTGGCAATTAGACCGTATCCAAGGGAGCTTGAAGAGTGCGTGGTGCTCAAGGACAATAGGCAGGTTACACTGCGGCCGATCAGACCTGAGGATGAGCCGGCGCATTATGCCTTTCTTGCACAGGTCTCTGATGAAGATATGCGTATGCGTTTCTTCGGAGTTGTGCGCAGAGATTTCGACCACAAAGATATGTCCCGGTTCACTCAGATCAATTATGATCGGGAAATGGCATTCATTGCAACTGCGATAGGAAGTTCTGGGCTGCCGGAGACACTTGGAGTTGTCCGGACTTCAACTAAACCTGATAACTCTGAAGCTGAATTTGCTATTGTCATCAGGTCAGATTTGAAGGGGTCGGGACTGGGAAGCATGTTGTTTCATAAAATTATCAGGTATACCCGCGAACGTGCTACTCACTGGCTTGTCGGTCAGACTTTATTTGAGAATAAGGCTATGCAGGGATTGTCGCGCAAGTTTGGATTTGAAATCAGTGAGAATTACGAGGAAGATCTTGTGGAAATGAGGCTGGATTGCTCTAAAGAAGCAGGAAGCAACTAG
- the acs gene encoding acetate--CoA ligase has protein sequence MREKSIEHLMTEERTFDPPQDMQDQAFISGREEYDEAYLKAANDPEKFWAERARELLHWNRDFRTTLVADPEKHEYKWFEGGRLNASYNCLDRHLTDGRRNKAALVWQGEAEEDVTVFTYQMLHREVCRFANVLKKMGISKGDRIAIYLPMVPELVIAMLACARIGAVNSVVFAGFSAISLQNRILDCDAKVLITADGVFRGGKTIPLKKNVDEALFSCPSIEQVIVVKRTESEIDFIEGRDTWWHEEMAAKDIPDHCTPVSLKSGEPLFILYTSGSTGKPKGIVHSVGGYMTSVAHTSQWVFDIKDDDVHWCTADLGWVTGHSYTVYGPLALGATTLMFEGVPTYPRPDRFWKIVNKFGVNIFYTTPTAIRALMREGEQWTDKYDLSSLRILGTVGETINPEVWMWYHQHVGKGKLPLLDTWWQTETSGILISPLPYATKLKPGSAAKPLPGINVTVIRSDGTPADVNEGGHLVIKDPWPGMLQTIHGDAERCHRTYFERFPGMYETGDGARIDEDGYVWIMGRLDDVINISGHRLGTSEIESALVAHPDVTEAAVVGVPHEIKGQSIYAYVTLRSGLNEDDEMGDLLREWIRKEIGQIAVPEVIQFSEGLPKTRSGKIMRRILRKIASGESEFGDTSTLSDSSVITDLIEGQKNLFE, from the coding sequence ATGAGAGAAAAATCCATCGAACACCTGATGACTGAAGAAAGAACTTTTGATCCTCCACAGGATATGCAAGATCAGGCATTTATCAGTGGCAGAGAAGAATATGATGAAGCATATCTGAAAGCTGCGAATGATCCTGAAAAATTCTGGGCGGAAAGAGCACGGGAACTGCTTCACTGGAATCGTGACTTTCGCACAACCCTCGTTGCCGACCCGGAAAAACATGAATATAAATGGTTCGAAGGCGGCCGACTAAACGCCTCATACAACTGCCTAGATCGCCATCTAACCGATGGACGCAGAAATAAAGCAGCTCTCGTATGGCAGGGCGAAGCGGAAGAAGATGTTACAGTCTTCACTTATCAAATGCTGCACCGTGAAGTTTGCAGATTTGCGAATGTCCTGAAAAAAATGGGCATAAGTAAAGGCGACCGCATAGCAATATACCTCCCTATGGTTCCGGAACTCGTAATAGCCATGCTCGCGTGTGCTAGAATCGGAGCGGTAAATTCTGTTGTTTTTGCAGGTTTTTCAGCAATCAGCCTACAAAACCGCATTTTAGATTGTGACGCCAAAGTACTCATCACTGCAGATGGAGTATTCAGAGGCGGAAAAACTATTCCCCTGAAAAAGAATGTTGATGAGGCTCTATTCTCCTGCCCGTCCATTGAACAGGTCATTGTTGTTAAAAGAACTGAATCTGAAATAGATTTTATTGAAGGACGAGACACCTGGTGGCACGAAGAAATGGCTGCCAAAGATATCCCGGACCATTGCACACCAGTCTCACTGAAATCCGGCGAACCTCTTTTCATACTTTATACATCAGGAAGCACTGGAAAACCTAAAGGTATTGTCCACTCGGTAGGTGGATATATGACCAGCGTGGCGCACACCTCCCAATGGGTTTTCGATATTAAAGACGATGATGTTCACTGGTGTACCGCAGATCTAGGATGGGTAACCGGACACAGCTATACTGTATACGGGCCTCTGGCTCTTGGCGCGACAACCCTTATGTTTGAGGGAGTCCCGACATATCCAAGACCTGACAGATTCTGGAAAATTGTGAATAAATTCGGCGTAAATATTTTCTATACGACTCCAACTGCCATCAGAGCGCTCATGCGCGAAGGCGAACAGTGGACTGATAAATATGATCTTTCTTCACTGAGAATACTCGGCACAGTTGGAGAAACCATCAATCCCGAAGTATGGATGTGGTATCACCAACACGTAGGTAAAGGAAAACTGCCCCTGCTCGATACATGGTGGCAAACCGAAACAAGTGGGATTTTGATATCCCCGCTACCCTACGCAACCAAACTGAAACCAGGCTCAGCCGCAAAACCGTTGCCCGGTATAAATGTGACTGTAATTCGCAGTGACGGAACTCCCGCAGACGTAAACGAAGGCGGACACCTCGTTATAAAAGACCCATGGCCTGGAATGCTGCAAACTATTCATGGCGATGCAGAAAGATGCCACAGAACCTACTTCGAACGGTTCCCCGGTATGTATGAAACAGGTGATGGAGCAAGGATAGATGAAGATGGCTATGTATGGATAATGGGCAGACTTGATGATGTCATTAATATATCAGGCCACAGACTGGGAACCTCAGAAATTGAGTCAGCCCTTGTGGCGCACCCGGATGTGACAGAAGCGGCAGTAGTTGGTGTCCCCCATGAGATAAAAGGACAATCTATTTACGCATACGTGACTTTGCGCTCTGGGCTGAATGAAGATGATGAAATGGGCGATTTATTGCGAGAATGGATTCGCAAAGAAATTGGTCAAATTGCTGTTCCTGAAGTAATTCAATTCTCCGAGGGACTTCCCAAGACCCGTTCCGGAAAGATAATGCGTAGAATATTACGCAAAATAGCCTCGGGAGAGAGCGAGTTCGGAGATACCTCCACACTCTCAGATTCTTCGGTGATCACAGATCTAATTGAAGGTCAAAAAAATCTCTTTGAATAA
- a CDS encoding pyridoxamine 5'-phosphate oxidase family protein, which yields MPNKQHKIDTCLELIKNNNILVLATQGEPGPYTSLMTYASSEDRREIFMVSSKHSHKWDNIMKNTAVSLLIDNRDGKIETSRDKIKALTITGNFIPVSGTSQREEILESIAKVNPAITEIFAGPECGIIRIKAISFLLLDGPEKAFNFAL from the coding sequence ATGCCTAATAAACAACACAAAATAGATACTTGCCTTGAGCTTATCAAGAACAACAACATTCTGGTTCTCGCCACTCAGGGGGAACCAGGACCTTACACTTCGCTCATGACATATGCCAGCTCTGAAGACCGAAGAGAAATTTTCATGGTCAGTAGCAAGCACAGCCACAAGTGGGATAATATTATGAAAAATACCGCAGTAAGCCTGCTTATCGATAATCGGGACGGCAAAATTGAAACAAGCCGCGATAAAATTAAAGCCCTGACTATTACAGGGAACTTTATCCCTGTTTCCGGCACAAGTCAGCGAGAAGAAATCTTAGAATCAATAGCCAAAGTAAACCCAGCCATAACTGAAATATTTGCAGGCCCTGAATGCGGAATAATAAGAATAAAAGCCATTTCATTTTTACTACTTGATGGACCGGAAAAAGCTTTCAACTTTGCATTATAG
- a CDS encoding cache domain-containing protein: MFKSMRAIILLFVAGLVITTTVGITYFAQRELSSSAYKSQYDAAQALIDSTLLNVSNEYQSLLFSEKAALDRRKKELKAVVGIAYGAVLLNYTKYKEGKLTEKEAKSLSIEQLKNMRYDDGVGYIWVNDTKTPFPSMIMHATLPELDGTILDNPRFDCALGIKKNLFSAFRDICEKSGSGYVDYFWPKPTPEGLSKDQPKLSYVQLFKEWNWIIGSGLYVDDLEEDVRKRFDAILHELRTSFAQIKIGKSGYVFIFTGTQELLVHPTYANTTTSTLRNPQTGRLIGEELIESANKTGVHEYLWDKPPNNVGNFKFKKRTYVKYFEPLDWYICSSIYVDELEQPGRILRNKTIIFSLGILALALALATILSRKIAHPLLKLTEASQAIGKGGLSATQIPVSGPTETRHLGYVIKQMLESIRNGMEELSMTNIQLEKEVNDHAIAKEELLKLRNHLKNIIDSMPSILVGIDNIGRINLWNTSATKSTGLTSDQACGQMLQLLFPELTNEIDRAITVIKTGKTAEIARAPRKIDGQTHYENITVYPLTNDGQEGAVIRIDDITDSVRIEEMMIQTEKMMSIGGLAAGMAHEINNPLGGILQGAQNIERRLSPELKKNIEVADKYNTSLESIHDYMQERKIFTMLRGIRDAAERSAQIIANMLNFSRKTDAHRTSCKLNELVDSAITLAKQDYDLKKTYDFKQIDIRTNYAEDLPHVICVRTEIEQVLLNLLGNAAQAMSGVENPENPARITINVKQEKDFITTEVSDNGPGIDEETRKRVFEPFFTTKPEGVGTGLGLSVSYFIITQNHGGTFTVESTAGKGAKFTFKLPINI; the protein is encoded by the coding sequence ATGTTTAAATCGATGAGAGCGATCATACTTCTTTTTGTAGCCGGGCTAGTAATTACCACAACAGTTGGTATTACTTACTTTGCGCAACGAGAATTATCCAGCTCAGCTTATAAGTCTCAATATGACGCGGCCCAAGCTCTCATTGATTCAACTCTGCTTAATGTCTCAAACGAATACCAAAGTTTACTTTTCTCCGAAAAAGCAGCTCTTGATAGACGCAAAAAGGAACTCAAAGCGGTTGTCGGCATTGCATATGGCGCCGTACTTTTAAACTACACCAAGTATAAAGAAGGAAAGCTTACCGAAAAGGAAGCTAAGTCTCTAAGCATAGAACAACTCAAAAACATGCGATACGATGATGGGGTCGGTTACATTTGGGTTAACGACACAAAGACCCCTTTCCCAAGTATGATAATGCACGCGACACTGCCGGAATTGGACGGGACAATTCTTGACAATCCACGCTTTGACTGTGCGCTTGGAATTAAAAAAAATCTTTTCTCAGCATTTCGCGATATATGTGAAAAAAGCGGATCAGGTTATGTAGATTATTTCTGGCCAAAGCCAACTCCTGAAGGGCTTTCCAAAGACCAACCGAAACTTTCTTATGTGCAACTTTTTAAAGAATGGAACTGGATTATAGGTTCCGGCCTTTATGTGGACGATCTGGAAGAAGATGTTCGCAAAAGATTTGACGCGATACTCCATGAACTACGAACTTCTTTTGCTCAAATCAAAATTGGCAAAAGCGGATACGTATTCATCTTTACCGGCACGCAAGAATTGCTGGTTCACCCAACATATGCGAACACGACAACTTCAACATTACGAAATCCACAAACGGGAAGGTTAATAGGTGAAGAGCTTATTGAATCTGCCAACAAAACCGGAGTACATGAGTACCTATGGGATAAGCCACCAAATAACGTTGGCAATTTTAAATTTAAGAAACGCACTTATGTAAAGTATTTCGAGCCCTTGGACTGGTACATATGTTCTTCGATTTATGTAGATGAACTGGAACAGCCCGGACGAATTCTCAGAAATAAGACTATTATCTTTTCTCTAGGAATTCTTGCACTTGCCCTTGCCCTTGCAACAATTCTTTCAAGGAAAATTGCGCACCCTCTTTTAAAGTTAACTGAAGCAAGCCAAGCTATCGGAAAAGGCGGGCTGTCTGCTACTCAGATACCTGTAAGTGGACCTACAGAGACCAGACATCTTGGCTACGTTATAAAGCAAATGCTCGAATCCATCCGAAACGGAATGGAAGAGCTATCAATGACAAATATACAACTTGAAAAAGAAGTTAATGACCACGCTATAGCAAAAGAAGAGCTTCTTAAACTTCGGAATCATCTAAAAAATATTATTGATTCCATGCCGTCTATTCTTGTCGGGATCGACAATATCGGAAGAATAAATCTTTGGAATACCAGTGCAACCAAATCAACGGGTCTCACCTCCGATCAAGCATGCGGCCAAATGCTTCAACTTCTTTTCCCTGAATTAACAAATGAAATAGACCGCGCCATCACGGTCATCAAGACGGGAAAAACTGCTGAAATAGCCCGTGCTCCCCGTAAAATAGATGGACAGACTCATTATGAGAACATCACTGTTTACCCATTAACAAATGATGGGCAAGAAGGAGCTGTTATCAGAATTGATGACATTACTGATAGCGTTCGAATCGAAGAAATGATGATTCAAACTGAAAAGATGATGTCTATCGGAGGGCTGGCGGCTGGAATGGCGCACGAAATAAACAATCCCCTTGGTGGCATTCTGCAAGGCGCACAGAACATCGAAAGACGTCTTTCTCCAGAGCTTAAAAAGAATATCGAAGTTGCTGACAAATATAACACTTCTCTTGAAAGCATCCATGACTACATGCAAGAGCGAAAGATTTTTACTATGCTTAGAGGCATACGCGATGCGGCAGAGAGATCTGCTCAAATCATTGCGAATATGCTTAACTTCAGCCGCAAAACGGATGCACACAGGACGTCGTGCAAACTAAATGAGCTGGTAGACAGTGCGATAACCTTAGCAAAACAGGATTATGACCTGAAAAAAACATACGACTTCAAGCAAATTGATATAAGAACTAACTACGCCGAAGATCTACCACATGTAATCTGTGTACGGACTGAAATAGAACAGGTTCTGCTTAATCTTTTAGGAAATGCAGCTCAGGCAATGAGTGGCGTTGAAAACCCTGAAAACCCGGCACGAATAACAATCAATGTAAAACAAGAAAAAGACTTCATCACAACAGAAGTTTCAGACAATGGACCCGGAATAGACGAAGAGACGCGCAAAAGGGTTTTCGAGCCATTCTTTACGACAAAGCCTGAGGGAGTCGGAACAGGTTTGGGTTTATCAGTTTCATATTTCATTATTACACAAAACCATGGCGGAACTTTCACGGTAGAATCTACTGCTGGAAAAGGTGCCAAATTTACCTTTAAACTGCCGATCAACATTTAA
- a CDS encoding transferase, producing MKQLNKLIDHIVHRVNINLREPLVDVGPYVKGLLPKDSFAIYYAFYSLTSTHPLKFHFRHSSIGGTYFLGKCVVDHSILYKSDIRGDELKRKGHVVECNGHSIRLRDDEVIYIRDSFLLKTLVHNNSHDPENLEVFKISNTVSLHYANIHGTSVEGCFLEPFATVDLSICHDCAIGAYSYVQAGELSHKRILPGRIWVKASGAFEFNYQYPKEVLEQYIRMEDNKPVGILMDFFDERKEDFIPIYSAVNPDAMIDVPEGASVSPYAVIKGDCKVDKNVIVAQRAYLENSTLGPGSNAQENCYIINSTYDGYDVTAHGGKVIYSHLHKNCFVGFNSFLNGKKESQIEVGAGSIIMPHTIIDAAEPITIPENSLVWGFLSKQKDLELQSIPLADFAALKGQFRLGDMTFEGIGSKFVDGFAHRIEHILECNGAFWDGSEETAGHAQQTQDISFNILQPYPEGDLKGLYPELSIDPLEPSEL from the coding sequence ATGAAACAGCTAAACAAGCTCATCGATCACATTGTGCACCGCGTTAATATCAATCTACGCGAACCACTTGTAGACGTTGGCCCTTATGTTAAAGGGCTCCTCCCAAAAGACAGCTTTGCTATCTACTATGCGTTCTACTCACTAACCTCCACCCACCCTTTGAAATTTCATTTCAGACATTCAAGTATTGGGGGAACATACTTTCTAGGCAAGTGTGTTGTAGACCACTCCATACTATACAAAAGCGACATTCGCGGAGATGAACTCAAGCGAAAAGGGCATGTCGTCGAATGTAATGGACACAGCATAAGACTACGTGACGATGAAGTAATTTATATCAGAGACAGTTTTCTCTTGAAAACTCTTGTACATAATAACTCTCACGACCCTGAAAATCTCGAAGTATTCAAAATCTCAAACACCGTATCTTTGCATTATGCAAACATTCACGGAACATCTGTCGAAGGCTGTTTCCTTGAGCCTTTCGCAACAGTAGACCTTTCTATCTGTCATGACTGTGCCATAGGAGCCTACTCTTATGTTCAGGCAGGAGAATTGTCCCACAAGCGCATCCTTCCGGGTCGTATATGGGTCAAAGCCAGTGGAGCTTTTGAGTTTAACTACCAGTACCCCAAGGAAGTTCTTGAGCAATACATACGCATGGAAGACAATAAGCCTGTGGGTATATTGATGGACTTCTTTGACGAAAGAAAAGAAGATTTCATCCCGATATACTCTGCCGTTAACCCCGATGCTATGATTGATGTTCCAGAAGGGGCCTCCGTCAGTCCTTATGCCGTTATCAAGGGCGACTGCAAAGTAGACAAAAATGTCATTGTGGCCCAGCGTGCTTACCTTGAGAACTCAACTCTCGGACCAGGCTCAAATGCTCAGGAAAACTGCTACATCATAAACTCAACCTACGATGGTTACGATGTAACAGCTCACGGTGGAAAAGTTATTTACAGCCACCTGCATAAGAACTGTTTTGTTGGGTTCAACTCATTTTTGAACGGCAAAAAAGAAAGTCAAATCGAAGTAGGGGCAGGATCTATTATCATGCCTCACACAATAATAGATGCAGCAGAACCAATCACTATCCCCGAAAATTCATTAGTTTGGGGATTTCTTAGCAAACAGAAAGATCTCGAGCTTCAATCCATTCCTCTTGCTGACTTTGCTGCTCTTAAAGGTCAATTCCGCCTTGGCGACATGACTTTTGAAGGTATTGGATCAAAATTTGTAGATGGTTTCGCTCACCGTATTGAGCACATTCTTGAGTGCAACGGTGCATTCTGGGATGGTTCAGAGGAAACAGCGGGACACGCACAGCAAACTCAGGACATTTCTTTCAACATTCTCCAGCCATATCCGGAAGGAGATTTGAAAGGACTCTACCCAGAACTATCAATCGACCCACTGGAACCTAGCGAACTGTAG
- the nhaB gene encoding sodium/proton antiporter NhaB has protein sequence MPKTISQAMQKNFLGNSPDWYKLTIIGFLVLNPILLAVAGPFVTGWVLIAEFIFTLAMALKCYPLPASGLLAIEAIALGMASPQSVYNETAHNFPVILLLMFMVAGIYFMQDMLRYAFTKILIRIKSKIVISLLFCFSGAFLSAFLDALTVTAVLIAVAYGFYAVYHKFASTGSCSLTDDNLLRGECVSHLGEFRGFLRNLMMHGAVGTALGGVCTIVGEPQNLLIGHVMDWQFVEFFMRTAPVSMPVLAVGLLTCLMLEVTGIFGYGYKLPDNVRGILEEEDRKNDAKMTLKKKAALIIQACAAVFLIFGLALHVAEVGLIGLAIIVVLTALNGVTEEHRIGHAFEEALPFTALLVVFFSIVAVIHEQHLFSPVIHYVLGLEGKVQLAAYYLANGVLSMISDNVFVATVYISETKAAFLSGAIDQAQFDLLAVAINTGTNIPSVATPNGQAAFLFLLTSAVAPLIRLSYGEMVKLAFPYTITMSLTGLAAVWWLL, from the coding sequence GTGCCCAAAACAATTTCGCAGGCAATGCAAAAAAACTTTCTAGGCAATTCGCCTGATTGGTATAAGTTAACCATCATCGGTTTTCTTGTTCTCAACCCAATCCTTCTAGCCGTTGCCGGACCCTTCGTAACTGGTTGGGTTTTGATTGCTGAATTCATTTTCACACTTGCAATGGCTCTAAAGTGTTATCCACTACCAGCTAGTGGTTTGCTTGCCATTGAGGCTATTGCTCTGGGCATGGCTTCCCCTCAGTCTGTTTACAACGAAACAGCACATAACTTCCCGGTTATTCTCCTTTTGATGTTCATGGTTGCAGGTATCTACTTTATGCAGGACATGCTCAGGTATGCCTTCACAAAGATCCTCATCCGCATCAAATCGAAAATTGTAATATCATTGCTGTTCTGTTTCTCAGGAGCGTTCCTATCTGCGTTCCTTGATGCATTGACTGTTACCGCAGTTCTCATTGCAGTTGCATACGGATTTTATGCAGTTTACCATAAATTCGCATCAACGGGTTCCTGTTCTCTAACAGATGATAATCTCCTTAGAGGTGAATGCGTAAGTCATCTAGGAGAGTTCAGAGGTTTCCTAAGAAACCTTATGATGCATGGTGCAGTCGGTACCGCTCTTGGTGGAGTTTGTACTATCGTTGGTGAGCCTCAGAACCTGCTTATCGGTCACGTTATGGACTGGCAGTTTGTTGAGTTCTTCATGAGAACAGCTCCTGTCTCCATGCCTGTATTGGCAGTCGGACTACTAACTTGTCTTATGCTTGAAGTCACAGGTATCTTTGGATATGGCTATAAGCTCCCAGACAACGTTCGTGGCATTCTTGAAGAAGAAGACCGCAAGAATGACGCAAAAATGACTTTGAAGAAGAAGGCTGCACTAATAATTCAAGCATGTGCGGCAGTATTCTTGATCTTTGGTCTTGCATTACATGTTGCAGAAGTTGGTCTGATCGGGCTGGCTATCATCGTTGTTCTTACTGCTCTTAACGGAGTAACTGAGGAACATCGTATCGGCCATGCATTTGAAGAAGCTCTTCCGTTTACCGCACTGTTGGTAGTCTTTTTCTCCATCGTTGCGGTTATTCATGAGCAGCACTTATTCTCTCCAGTCATTCACTACGTGTTAGGCTTGGAAGGTAAAGTTCAACTCGCAGCCTATTACTTGGCAAACGGCGTGCTCTCCATGATTTCTGATAACGTATTTGTTGCGACAGTATACATATCCGAAACTAAAGCGGCTTTCCTTAGCGGTGCTATCGATCAAGCTCAGTTTGACCTACTTGCAGTAGCAATCAACACAGGAACAAACATTCCGAGTGTTGCTACTCCTAACGGACAGGCAGCATTCTTGTTCCTACTTACTTCCGCAGTTGCGCCTCTTATCAGGCTCTCTTACGGGGAAATGGTTAAGCTTGCTTTCCCATACACTATAACCATGTCACTGACAGGCCTCGCCGCAGTATGGTGGTTGTTGTAA